The proteins below come from a single Ovis aries strain OAR_USU_Benz2616 breed Rambouillet chromosome 18, ARS-UI_Ramb_v3.0, whole genome shotgun sequence genomic window:
- the COX5A gene encoding cytochrome c oxidase subunit 5A, mitochondrial: MLGAAVRRCSVAAAAVARASPRSLLHPTPAPGQAAAVQSLRCYSHGSHETDEEFDARWVTYFNKPDIDAWELRKGMNTLVGYDLVPEPKIIDAALRACRRLNDFASAVRILEVVKDKAGPHKEIYPYVIQELRPTLNELGISTPEELGLDKV, translated from the exons ATGCTAGGCGCCGCTGTCCGCCGCTGCTCTGTAGCTGCAGCCGCAGTCGCCCGGGCCAGCCCTCGAAGCCTCCTGCACCCCACTCCGGCCCCCGGCCAAGCCGCCG CTGTCCAGTCACTTCGCTGCTACTCCCATGGGTCACATGAGACAGACGAGGAGTTTGATGCTCGCTGGGTGACATACTTCAATAAGCCAGATATTGATGCTTGGGAGTTGCGTAAAG GGATGAACACACTTGTTGGCTATGACCTGGTTCCAGAGCCCAAAATCATTGATGCTGCTTTGCGGGCATGCAGACGTTTAAATGATTTTGCTAGTGCAGTTCGCATCCTAGAGGTTGTTAAG GACAAAGCAGGACCTCATAAGGAAATCTATCCCTATGTCATCCAGGAACTTAGACCAACTTTGAATGAACTGGGAatctccactccagaggaactgGGCCTTGACAAAGTGTAA